The following proteins are co-located in the Rippkaea orientalis PCC 8801 genome:
- the psbM gene encoding photosystem II reaction center protein PsbM, producing MQVNDLGFIATILFVLVPTVFLLILYIQTRKETEG from the coding sequence ATGCAAGTTAACGATCTTGGCTTTATCGCTACTATTCTATTTGTACTCGTTCCTACGGTGTTTCTTTTAATTCTCTATATTCAAACCCGTAAGGAAACCGAAGGTTAA
- a CDS encoding J domain-containing protein, translated as MEFIAFIKHCLEIVCLVILFIWGIGWLVSPAKSPISTLNGQYRRLTCLLEDAPPSSLRRQAYSLATPLMTPLACLLEDAPESSLHGQAYPLATPLMTPFACIWEQGWQSFYHQHLGKPQINYWEWRNFPFSEQLPRELSWLWSLPEPQGTPKTVLESLADKDQSFWNWETLHAFKHWHQQATQRLGLSTLKAIYQVCYNSPWERLQTIIYDSHLPLHRAIFDESSPWWKILNLKPFPPSSQVEQAYKSLMCVWHPDRTQHPLAHYVTARLNLAYEQYQLRQQRKAEKLDSVQQWFKSRFS; from the coding sequence ATGGAATTTATAGCCTTCATCAAGCATTGTTTAGAAATTGTATGCCTTGTTATCCTATTTATTTGGGGCATTGGTTGGCTAGTTTCTCCAGCTAAGTCTCCTATAAGTACTCTTAATGGCCAATATCGACGACTCACTTGTCTATTAGAAGATGCTCCCCCCAGTTCTTTACGCAGACAAGCTTACTCCCTTGCTACCCCTTTGATGACTCCTCTAGCGTGTTTATTGGAGGATGCACCCGAAAGTTCTCTCCATGGACAAGCCTATCCCTTAGCTACGCCTTTAATGACTCCTTTCGCTTGTATCTGGGAACAGGGATGGCAAAGTTTTTATCATCAACACCTAGGAAAACCCCAGATTAACTACTGGGAATGGCGCAATTTTCCCTTTTCTGAGCAACTTCCCCGGGAATTATCCTGGTTATGGAGTTTACCTGAACCGCAAGGAACACCGAAAACAGTGCTAGAATCTTTAGCTGACAAAGATCAGTCTTTTTGGAATTGGGAAACCTTGCACGCTTTTAAGCATTGGCATCAACAAGCTACCCAACGCTTGGGTTTAAGTACCCTTAAAGCCATCTACCAAGTCTGTTACAACAGTCCATGGGAGCGATTACAAACCATCATCTACGATAGCCATTTACCTCTCCATCGTGCGATTTTTGATGAGTCATCCCCTTGGTGGAAAATTCTTAACCTTAAACCCTTTCCCCCATCTTCCCAAGTAGAACAAGCTTATAAATCCTTAATGTGTGTTTGGCATCCCGATCGCACCCAACACCCCCTAGCCCATTATGTCACAGCCCGTCTTAATCTCGCTTATGAGCAATATCAACTTCGTCAACAGAGAAAGGCTGAAAAACTTGATTCCGTTCAACAGTGGTTTAAATCTCGATTTTCTTGA
- a CDS encoding DegT/DnrJ/EryC1/StrS family aminotransferase, which translates to MKTIPPVDLVRQHKPISEEIETAILDVIRSGRYIGGQPVAEFEEQFGQFVGSQYCIGCNSGTDALLLALRALNIGPGDEVITTPFTFIATAEMVTLTGAKPVFIDIDRATFNFDLDRLEAAITPQTKAIIPVHLFGQPVNMTRLREIAQKYNLYVIEDCAQATGAMWDGEQVGNIGYIGCFSFFPTKNLGTCGDGGAVTTNDPAIADLMRTIKEHGSRQRYYHDLVGINSRLDTIHAAILQVKLRYLENWNQQRREVAQRYHELLEPIPGIQLPQEVTGGYHVWNQYTILVEDSSNGSENKRDRLRQELQERGIMSMIYYPIPLHLQKVYQDLGYQAGVFPVTEKAAQEVLSLPMFPDLTFEEQQDVAYALKDCLS; encoded by the coding sequence GTGAAAACGATTCCCCCTGTCGATTTAGTCCGTCAACATAAGCCCATTAGCGAAGAAATAGAGACTGCTATTCTCGACGTGATTCGGTCGGGTCGCTATATTGGGGGTCAACCCGTAGCGGAGTTTGAAGAACAATTTGGTCAATTTGTGGGCAGTCAGTACTGTATTGGCTGTAATTCGGGAACCGATGCCCTGTTATTAGCCCTACGCGCTTTGAATATTGGCCCAGGGGATGAAGTCATTACGACCCCCTTTACCTTTATCGCTACCGCAGAAATGGTGACGTTAACGGGGGCAAAACCCGTTTTTATTGATATTGATCGCGCGACGTTTAATTTTGACCTTGATCGCCTAGAAGCGGCTATTACGCCCCAAACTAAGGCAATTATCCCGGTTCATTTATTCGGGCAACCCGTCAACATGACCCGACTGAGGGAAATTGCTCAGAAATATAATCTTTATGTAATAGAAGACTGTGCCCAAGCAACCGGGGCGATGTGGGACGGTGAACAGGTAGGCAATATCGGCTATATTGGCTGTTTTAGCTTCTTTCCGACGAAGAATTTAGGAACCTGTGGTGATGGTGGGGCTGTGACCACGAATGATCCGGCGATCGCTGATCTCATGCGGACGATTAAAGAACATGGTAGCCGTCAACGTTACTATCACGATCTCGTGGGAATTAATAGCCGTCTTGATACGATTCATGCAGCCATTTTACAGGTTAAATTACGCTATTTAGAAAACTGGAATCAACAGCGACGGGAAGTGGCTCAACGGTATCATGAGTTACTAGAACCGATTCCAGGGATTCAATTACCCCAAGAAGTCACGGGGGGCTATCATGTTTGGAATCAATATACTATCTTAGTTGAAGATAGCAGCAACGGCAGCGAAAATAAACGCGATCGCCTTAGACAAGAGTTACAGGAACGGGGAATTATGTCGATGATTTATTATCCCATTCCTCTACACTTACAAAAAGTTTATCAGGACTTAGGCTATCAAGCGGGGGTATTTCCAGTAACAGAAAAAGCAGCCCAAGAAGTCTTGTCTCTACCCATGTTTCCGGATCTCACCTTTGAAGAACAACAAGACGTTGCTTATGCGTTAAAAGACTGTCTGAGTTGA
- a CDS encoding undecaprenyl-diphosphate phosphatase yields MIMTQFTRHSLKFISFLAFSGGLTLLLNGSLAAQSTSSPVTNTPIAQFNWVKAIVLGMVQGLTEFLPISSTAHLKVVPVILGWGDPGVAFTAVIQLGSIIAVLSYFWSDLSQITRGMIKAIRQSDYQSHEFRLAVGIGLGTLPILVLGLLMKVLIADLDNSRLRSMGAIAVASIVMALLLALAEKLGTHKRDFEQLRLQDGILMGLAQSLALIPGVSRSGSTITAGLFINLERATAARFSFLLGIPAITLAGLVELKEVLEIGLSPEIIFPVIVGVISSGIFSYLAIAWLIRYLQKRDTWVFVWYRLGFGVLILGSLLFPRY; encoded by the coding sequence ATGATCATGACTCAATTCACCCGTCACTCGTTAAAATTTATCAGTTTTTTAGCCTTTAGTGGTGGGTTAACCCTATTACTTAATGGTAGTTTAGCCGCACAATCAACTTCCTCCCCGGTGACTAATACACCAATTGCCCAGTTTAACTGGGTTAAGGCGATTGTTTTGGGGATGGTACAGGGATTAACGGAATTTTTGCCCATCAGCAGTACTGCCCATTTAAAAGTCGTTCCTGTGATTTTGGGATGGGGTGATCCAGGGGTTGCTTTTACGGCGGTGATTCAATTAGGTAGTATTATTGCGGTTTTATCCTATTTTTGGTCAGATTTAAGCCAAATTACCAGGGGAATGATTAAAGCCATTCGTCAGTCTGATTATCAATCCCATGAGTTTCGGTTAGCGGTGGGCATTGGATTGGGTACATTACCGATTCTTGTTTTGGGGTTGTTGATGAAAGTATTGATTGCAGATTTAGATAATTCTCGATTAAGGAGTATGGGGGCGATCGCAGTGGCTTCAATTGTCATGGCATTATTGTTAGCATTAGCCGAGAAGTTAGGCACTCATAAGCGAGATTTTGAGCAATTAAGGTTACAAGATGGGATACTAATGGGATTAGCGCAATCGTTAGCCTTAATTCCCGGGGTTTCTCGTTCAGGTTCTACGATTACGGCAGGATTATTTATTAATTTAGAACGGGCAACGGCGGCGAGATTTTCTTTTTTGTTAGGGATTCCAGCGATTACTTTAGCGGGATTAGTCGAATTAAAAGAGGTATTAGAAATTGGACTTTCCCCTGAGATTATTTTTCCCGTGATTGTGGGAGTTATCTCTTCAGGAATTTTTTCGTATTTAGCGATCGCTTGGCTAATTCGCTATTTACAAAAGCGTGATACTTGGGTATTTGTTTGGTATCGTTTAGGATTTGGAGTCTTAATTTTAGGCTCACTTTTGTTCCCTCGTTATTAA
- a CDS encoding mechanosensitive ion channel family protein — MKKVIQPFILWLLVGLLAVTAIPIVIAQSTPSSTDSGKAPVTLDGETLFVFTKPLGTISVEERAKNVSRRLQQFADSETLSVDDMNIDIGDTEGVGIPITAVSVGNIPLITITKQDALAATKSRSVLVKEYVEIIKDAVTRYREKRTFQNTIRSLIFAIIATIISLVILFIIQNVFAKINQKLDLWGTTYIQPVRIGTFELIKANQLDNVVHFIARIIQIIAILGLVVAYCIFVLSQFIWTRSLAATFVDYLSKTFQTVWQAFINYVPNLLVIITVILIAWFFLRVSKTLFDELRQENISLPGFYPEWALPTYRLVTTGIVVLAAIIIVPLLPGFNSPAFQGISVFLGLLFSLGSTSVIANVVSGTILIYTRAFRVGDYITIGDTTGQVLETTLLVTRILTVTNVVISIPNSEIITTSISNWSFSSQELNLPLIVRTPVYLGYEVPWKQAYNALIQAAVQTKGISQSPPPFVIQEALNEVYVTYQLSVYVNWEYFKGKSLKEFEQTRSKLHENIRECCQEAGIRIFAPSYEADPTNYGPAAVNEE, encoded by the coding sequence ATGAAAAAAGTTATTCAACCCTTTATACTCTGGTTACTGGTTGGTTTGTTGGCAGTGACAGCAATTCCTATAGTCATAGCACAGTCTACACCATCAAGCACAGATTCAGGCAAAGCACCTGTTACGCTTGATGGGGAAACTCTATTTGTCTTTACCAAACCCCTAGGAACGATTTCTGTTGAGGAACGTGCCAAAAATGTTAGCCGTAGATTACAGCAGTTTGCAGACAGTGAAACGCTATCGGTTGATGATATGAATATTGACATAGGCGATACAGAAGGTGTTGGTATTCCGATTACGGCTGTTTCTGTAGGAAATATTCCCCTAATTACCATTACTAAACAGGATGCCCTTGCTGCGACCAAATCCCGTTCAGTGTTGGTTAAAGAATATGTAGAAATTATTAAAGATGCTGTGACTCGTTATCGGGAAAAACGGACTTTTCAAAATACAATTAGATCTTTAATTTTTGCGATTATTGCTACGATTATTTCCTTGGTTATTTTATTTATTATTCAGAATGTTTTTGCCAAAATTAATCAAAAACTAGACCTCTGGGGAACGACCTATATTCAACCCGTTCGGATTGGCACTTTTGAATTGATTAAGGCAAATCAATTAGATAATGTTGTTCATTTTATTGCTCGAATTATTCAGATAATCGCTATTTTAGGCTTGGTGGTTGCTTATTGTATTTTTGTCTTGAGTCAATTTATCTGGACAAGAAGTTTAGCTGCTACCTTTGTCGATTATCTTTCTAAAACTTTCCAAACTGTTTGGCAAGCTTTTATTAACTATGTACCCAATTTATTAGTCATTATTACTGTTATTTTAATTGCTTGGTTTTTCTTGCGGGTATCTAAAACCCTTTTTGATGAATTGAGGCAAGAAAATATTTCTTTACCTGGGTTTTATCCTGAGTGGGCGTTACCGACTTATCGCTTAGTCACTACGGGAATTGTTGTTTTAGCGGCGATTATTATTGTTCCTTTATTACCCGGATTTAATTCTCCAGCCTTTCAAGGAATTTCAGTATTTTTAGGTTTGCTATTTTCTTTGGGTTCAACTTCAGTCATTGCCAATGTAGTCTCAGGAACAATTCTAATTTATACTCGTGCTTTTCGGGTTGGAGACTATATTACGATTGGAGACACTACCGGACAAGTTCTAGAAACAACTTTGCTAGTAACGCGAATTTTAACTGTTACCAATGTGGTGATTAGTATTCCTAATTCAGAAATTATTACTACTTCTATTTCTAATTGGAGCTTTTCTTCACAAGAGTTAAATTTGCCTTTAATTGTGCGAACTCCTGTCTATTTAGGTTATGAAGTTCCTTGGAAACAAGCCTATAATGCCCTGATTCAAGCGGCTGTTCAAACTAAGGGAATTTCTCAATCTCCACCACCGTTTGTCATTCAAGAAGCCCTCAATGAAGTCTATGTTACCTACCAATTAAGTGTTTATGTTAATTGGGAATATTTCAAAGGAAAAAGCCTCAAGGAATTTGAACAAACTCGCTCAAAATTACACGAAAATATTCGAGAGTGTTGTCAAGAAGCCGGGATTCGCATTTTTGCCCCTAGTTATGAAGCCGATCCAACTAATTATGGACCAGCAGCCGTTAATGAGGAATAA
- a CDS encoding anthranilate synthase component I has product MTDILTGWYWRSRPLNHQTGSQIFERLFNDNQTIATLLESPFPTPTDYPYLSRYSICAGQPRIINKKPQVWTPKLGEVFPFLKSLLERNFCLSESPNHLPFIGGWLGWLGYDLAWEIEQLPHTNRDILPFPVAYWYEPESFAILDHVEQRLWLASTTLDQLDELEQKLEQDLPLIPDLFTPASGLSFYTTQQEYENAVRQAKKYIEAGDIFQANLSLRFHSTTVADSWTIYRNLQRINPSPFASYWRTPWGDVISCSPERLIQLQGNQAQTRPIAGTRPRGKTPELEQHLLAELTRDIKEQAEHIMLVDLERNDLGRVCQWGSVYVDELLTIERYSHVIHLVSNVRGTLARDRNVIDLIKALFPGGTITGCPKVRCLEIIEELEPLRRNLFYGSCGYLDQRGNLDLNILIRTLLSTSLSNGLKGIWGQVGAGIVADSDPEKEWYESLQKAQAQLAALNQVRSQKSEVRS; this is encoded by the coding sequence ATGACTGATATCTTAACAGGTTGGTATTGGCGATCACGTCCTTTGAACCATCAAACAGGTTCACAAATATTTGAGCGTTTATTTAACGATAATCAAACCATTGCAACCCTCTTAGAAAGTCCCTTTCCTACCCCCACTGACTACCCTTATCTTTCTCGCTATTCTATTTGTGCAGGCCAACCTCGTATTATTAACAAAAAACCTCAAGTATGGACTCCTAAGCTCGGAGAAGTTTTCCCCTTTTTAAAGAGTTTATTAGAAAGAAATTTTTGTCTTTCTGAAAGCCCTAATCATCTCCCTTTTATTGGAGGTTGGTTAGGATGGCTAGGGTATGATTTGGCTTGGGAAATTGAACAATTACCCCATACAAATCGAGATATTTTACCCTTTCCTGTTGCCTATTGGTATGAACCCGAATCCTTTGCTATTCTCGATCATGTTGAACAAAGGCTATGGTTAGCCAGTACCACCCTTGATCAACTCGATGAATTAGAACAAAAATTAGAGCAAGATCTGCCTTTAATTCCTGACCTTTTTACCCCTGCTTCTGGGCTTTCTTTCTATACGACTCAACAAGAATACGAAAATGCTGTCCGTCAAGCCAAAAAATATATCGAAGCAGGAGATATTTTTCAAGCCAATCTTTCCTTGAGATTTCATTCAACTACCGTTGCTGATAGTTGGACTATCTATCGAAATTTACAAAGAATTAATCCTTCTCCTTTTGCGAGCTATTGGCGAACACCTTGGGGAGATGTTATTAGTTGTTCTCCTGAAAGATTAATTCAATTACAAGGAAATCAAGCCCAAACTAGGCCAATAGCAGGAACACGACCCCGTGGTAAAACACCCGAACTCGAACAACACTTATTAGCCGAATTAACCCGTGATATTAAAGAACAAGCCGAACATATTATGTTAGTTGATTTAGAACGAAACGATTTAGGACGAGTGTGTCAGTGGGGATCGGTTTATGTGGATGAATTATTAACCATAGAACGCTATAGTCATGTGATTCATTTAGTTAGTAATGTTAGGGGAACTTTAGCCCGCGATCGCAATGTCATTGATCTAATTAAAGCCCTTTTTCCAGGGGGAACCATCACCGGATGTCCTAAAGTCCGTTGTCTAGAAATTATTGAAGAATTAGAACCTTTGCGTCGCAATCTTTTTTATGGTTCCTGTGGCTATTTAGATCAACGGGGAAATCTGGATTTAAACATACTCATTCGGACACTTTTATCAACGTCTTTATCGAATGGGTTAAAGGGCATTTGGGGACAAGTAGGTGCGGGAATTGTCGCCGATAGTGACCCCGAAAAAGAATGGTATGAGTCCCTACAAAAAGCTCAAGCCCAGTTAGCGGCTTTGAATCAAGTCAGAAGTCAGAAGTCAGAAGTCAGAAGTTAA
- a CDS encoding energy-coupling factor transporter transmembrane component T family protein, whose protein sequence is MDLLRSLPIGLYLEKPVTWLHKLDPRVKLAWLMTFLAAPLLANPGWRLGVAGMLILLTIAARIPLRVWRQQMGWLLTLSILVFIITAIAPDGLAIHSQPRLPDSELLLPQPSNYNYVLFDKGRIITRRSLELGVRISTLIFILIYSTNLYLLTTAPEEITAGLEELSEPLRRFNLPITEIMLTLTLSLRFIPLVLEEIQNLARSIRTRAINWKKLGIRRSLQLWLIVVEKLLENLLMRAEEIAIAMEVRGFTSPNEHRVQWHQLRLIRWDWITLGVLIPFWWARFMWGGM, encoded by the coding sequence ATGGATTTACTGCGATCGCTTCCCATTGGACTCTATCTTGAAAAACCCGTCACTTGGCTCCATAAACTCGATCCTAGAGTCAAATTAGCTTGGTTAATGACTTTTTTGGCCGCCCCTCTGTTAGCCAACCCTGGATGGCGATTAGGCGTGGCAGGGATGTTAATCTTATTAACCATAGCAGCCCGTATTCCTCTGAGGGTTTGGCGACAACAAATGGGATGGTTATTAACATTATCTATCCTAGTTTTTATTATTACTGCGATCGCCCCTGATGGCTTGGCGATACACTCTCAACCGCGACTCCCTGATAGTGAACTATTGTTACCCCAACCTAGCAACTATAATTATGTCTTATTCGATAAAGGACGAATTATTACTCGCCGTTCCTTAGAATTAGGCGTGCGTATTAGCACCTTAATTTTTATTCTAATTTATAGCACAAATTTATACCTTTTAACCACAGCCCCAGAGGAAATTACAGCCGGGTTAGAAGAATTATCAGAACCCTTACGTCGCTTCAATCTTCCTATTACTGAAATCATGTTAACTTTAACCCTCTCATTGAGATTTATTCCCTTGGTATTAGAAGAAATTCAAAACCTTGCGCGATCTATTAGAACCAGAGCAATTAATTGGAAAAAATTAGGGATTAGACGGAGTTTACAACTGTGGTTAATTGTGGTAGAAAAATTATTAGAAAATCTATTAATGCGGGCAGAAGAAATCGCAATTGCTATGGAAGTTAGAGGGTTTACCAGTCCCAATGAACACCGGGTACAATGGCATCAATTACGCTTAATTCGATGGGATTGGATTACGCTAGGGGTATTAATTCCCTTTTGGTGGGCTCGGTTTATGTGGGGTGGAATGTAA
- a CDS encoding DUF655 domain-containing protein, giving the protein MQRSPWTQWISSLVLIVGLWGVSSCQSQANLERPKPLPQDPLIQVYFNHNQSQGSDYTEPYRNITRSGDNLEQILIDAIKAARSTIDIAVQEFRLPNVAKALVEQAKRGVKVRIILENTYTTPISQSAQQTIDNETEREAEKSEEYFAFVDVNQDGKLNSEEISDRDALVILNQAKIPVIDDRDDGSKGSGLMHHKFMVIDNKIVMTGSMNFTPSDVHGDVTNLETRGNDNNLLKINSAEIAQVFTEEFNLMWGDGVGGNFDSQFGVKKSMRSPQTLTVGNSRITVKFSPNSRQENWQNTSNGLIETTLNRATNSINLALFVFSEQTLVDDLEKKHDQGVEIRALIDPEFVFRSYSEGLDMLGVALSDNCRYEPNNKPWLNPIDTVGIPNIPDGDKLHHKMAVIDQTIVITGSHNWSEAANHQNDETLLIIENPTIAAHYQREFDRLYSTAQLGLPDFVQKKIQKDTDNCPTFSTRKSSRHTDEIINLNTATQAELESLPGIGEKTAQKIIEERQKKPFTSLDDLTRVSGIGEAKIKRLQGKVTW; this is encoded by the coding sequence ATGCAGCGATCGCCTTGGACACAATGGATTAGTTCCCTAGTATTAATTGTGGGATTATGGGGGGTTTCTTCTTGTCAGTCTCAAGCTAATCTTGAGCGTCCCAAACCATTACCCCAAGACCCCTTAATTCAGGTTTATTTTAATCATAATCAGTCTCAAGGATCTGATTATACTGAACCTTATCGTAATATTACTCGTTCGGGAGATAACCTCGAACAAATCCTAATTGATGCCATTAAAGCTGCCCGTTCTACCATTGATATTGCGGTTCAAGAATTTCGTTTACCCAATGTAGCTAAAGCCTTAGTAGAACAAGCAAAACGAGGTGTTAAAGTAAGAATTATTTTAGAAAATACCTATACTACTCCTATTAGTCAATCGGCTCAACAAACCATTGATAATGAAACAGAAAGAGAAGCGGAAAAATCGGAGGAATATTTTGCTTTTGTTGATGTTAATCAAGATGGAAAATTGAATTCAGAAGAAATCAGCGATCGTGATGCTTTAGTCATTTTAAATCAAGCGAAAATTCCAGTCATTGATGATAGAGATGATGGCTCAAAAGGAAGCGGGTTAATGCACCATAAATTTATGGTAATTGATAATAAAATCGTCATGACTGGTTCAATGAATTTTACGCCAAGTGACGTTCATGGAGATGTTACTAATTTAGAAACGCGAGGCAATGATAATAATTTACTGAAGATCAATTCCGCTGAAATTGCTCAAGTTTTTACCGAAGAATTTAATCTGATGTGGGGGGATGGAGTAGGAGGAAATTTTGATAGTCAATTTGGAGTTAAAAAATCAATGCGATCGCCCCAAACTTTGACTGTTGGAAATTCAAGAATTACGGTAAAATTTTCGCCTAATTCTAGACAAGAAAATTGGCAAAATACAAGTAATGGTTTGATTGAAACGACTTTAAATAGAGCAACTAATTCGATTAATTTAGCCCTGTTTGTTTTCAGTGAACAAACCTTAGTTGATGACCTAGAAAAAAAGCATGATCAAGGTGTAGAAATAAGAGCCTTAATTGACCCTGAATTTGTTTTTCGTAGCTATAGTGAAGGCTTAGATATGTTAGGGGTTGCTTTGAGTGATAACTGTCGCTATGAACCGAATAATAAACCTTGGTTAAATCCCATTGATACGGTGGGTATTCCTAATATCCCAGACGGCGATAAACTGCATCATAAAATGGCTGTTATTGATCAAACTATTGTGATTACGGGTTCCCATAATTGGTCAGAAGCAGCCAATCATCAAAATGATGAAACACTTTTAATTATTGAAAATCCGACAATAGCAGCCCATTATCAACGAGAATTTGATAGATTATATAGTACCGCCCAATTAGGATTACCCGATTTTGTCCAGAAAAAAATTCAAAAAGATACTGACAATTGTCCGACTTTTTCTACTCGTAAATCTTCCCGTCATACCGATGAGATTATTAATCTTAATACCGCCACTCAAGCAGAATTAGAAAGTTTACCCGGAATTGGTGAAAAAACTGCTCAGAAAATTATTGAAGAACGTCAGAAAAAACCCTTTACTTCTTTAGATGATTTAACGAGAGTATCGGGAATTGGAGAGGCAAAAATTAAACGATTACAAGGTAAAGTAACTTGGTAA
- the hslO gene encoding Hsp33 family molecular chaperone HslO — MADQLIKATAADGGIRAVGVISTRLTEEARARHKLSYVATAALGRAMTAGLLLASNMKREGSRVNLRIKGNGPLGGLLVDAGLDGTVRGYVDCPFVELPPNARGKLDVGGAIGREGYLYVVRDVGYGYPYSSTVELISGEVGDDVTHYLATSEQTPSALLLGVFVGAQGVTAAGGLLLQVMPKAARDEALVATLESRVSQLSGFTPLLRSGKTLPDMFEQLLGDLGLVILPEIQLLRFDCRCSFTRVLGALKMLGEAELQDMIEKDNGAEATCEFCSEVYQASSDHLAQLIDDLRTESVGS, encoded by the coding sequence ATGGCGGATCAATTAATTAAAGCTACCGCAGCAGATGGCGGAATCAGAGCCGTTGGCGTAATTTCTACGCGATTAACCGAAGAAGCAAGAGCCAGACATAAACTATCCTACGTCGCCACAGCAGCCCTAGGACGGGCAATGACAGCCGGGTTATTACTGGCTTCTAACATGAAGCGCGAAGGCTCCCGTGTCAATCTTCGCATCAAAGGCAATGGACCATTAGGGGGCTTGTTAGTCGATGCAGGGTTAGATGGAACCGTTAGGGGCTATGTAGATTGTCCCTTTGTGGAATTACCCCCGAATGCTCGCGGTAAGCTCGATGTTGGGGGAGCGATTGGGCGAGAAGGATACCTCTATGTGGTGCGCGATGTGGGGTATGGTTATCCCTATTCTAGTACTGTTGAACTAATTTCGGGGGAAGTGGGGGATGATGTCACTCATTATTTGGCCACTTCCGAACAAACGCCCTCGGCTTTATTGTTGGGGGTATTTGTGGGAGCCCAAGGAGTCACCGCGGCCGGAGGCTTATTATTACAAGTGATGCCCAAAGCTGCGAGGGATGAGGCATTGGTAGCCACGTTAGAATCCCGTGTTAGTCAACTGTCGGGGTTTACGCCTCTGTTGCGTTCGGGCAAAACTTTACCCGATATGTTTGAGCAATTATTAGGGGATTTAGGTTTAGTGATTTTACCTGAAATTCAACTGCTACGGTTTGATTGTCGTTGCTCGTTTACTCGCGTTTTAGGGGCATTAAAAATGTTAGGAGAAGCAGAATTACAAGACATGATTGAAAAGGACAATGGAGCCGAAGCAACCTGTGAGTTTTGTAGTGAAGTTTATCAAGCAAGTAGCGATCATTTAGCGCAATTAATTGATGATTTACGCACTGAATCGGTGGGCAGTTAG